A genomic stretch from Rhodopirellula bahusiensis includes:
- a CDS encoding sulfatase family protein, which yields MVKFWFAAAWIGCCFLSPAFTGDAHAADSDTLPPPNILWLTSEDNGPQLGCYGDEYADTPNLDKLATRSLRYQKCWSNAPVCAPARTTLISGMYATSLGGEHMRSGVEVPEDFQFYPNVLRNAGYFCTNNSKTDYNFADSAAFDSWHECDGKAHFRHREREDQPFFSVFNFTISHESKIRNKHTLVHDPDKAPVPAYQPNVHTVRRDWAQYYDRLTEMDALCGKVLQQLDEDGLTDSTIVFYYGDHGSGMPRSKRWPYNSGLHVPFLLHVPEKYKHLAPADYNSGGVSDRMVSFVDMGPTAISLAGADLPSTMQGVPFAGQLNGKSKDYLFGYRGRMDERVDMVRSCTDGRYVYIRHFHPERMYFAYIDYMFQTPTTQIWKKMFDAGELNEVQSKVWQVKPLEELFDLQADPDEVNNLVSDPAHADQLNSMRSELRNWMKSTTDLGVVPEAEMHRLAGKTPPRQWAHSSGLDWEHLVDMAWDTTTAWNGLDESKLQELRKLCKSESSIDRYWGTRGLTLAILSPDQTLDAKSHAAALELLDPIAAKDESPIVRAAACEGLLVAGNDTQREQAKETLLHFANVNNEGHFVAMTALNLIDNHRRELDWDVKSVLRKVPTKGDNPPIRADKYVASLLKYLLAN from the coding sequence ATGGTTAAATTTTGGTTTGCTGCCGCATGGATCGGCTGCTGCTTCCTTTCTCCCGCATTCACGGGCGACGCCCACGCCGCGGATTCGGACACTCTGCCTCCGCCAAACATTCTGTGGTTGACCAGCGAGGACAACGGGCCGCAACTGGGATGTTACGGCGACGAATACGCTGACACGCCCAACCTGGACAAGCTCGCAACGCGTTCGTTGCGATACCAGAAATGTTGGTCCAACGCGCCCGTGTGTGCTCCCGCACGGACCACGTTGATCTCTGGCATGTACGCGACCAGCCTGGGTGGTGAACACATGCGAAGCGGCGTGGAGGTCCCGGAGGACTTTCAGTTCTATCCGAACGTGCTCCGGAACGCCGGTTACTTCTGCACCAACAATTCGAAGACCGATTACAACTTCGCCGACTCAGCCGCGTTCGACAGCTGGCACGAATGCGACGGCAAGGCTCACTTCCGCCATCGTGAACGAGAAGACCAACCATTCTTCTCGGTCTTCAATTTTACGATCAGCCACGAAAGCAAGATTCGCAACAAGCACACGTTGGTCCATGATCCCGACAAAGCTCCAGTGCCGGCGTATCAACCCAACGTTCACACCGTTCGCCGCGATTGGGCGCAGTACTATGATCGCCTGACCGAGATGGATGCGTTGTGCGGAAAGGTGCTCCAGCAACTCGACGAAGATGGCCTGACCGATTCAACGATCGTGTTCTACTACGGCGACCACGGCAGCGGCATGCCTCGTAGCAAACGTTGGCCCTACAACTCCGGTTTGCACGTTCCTTTCCTGTTGCACGTTCCTGAGAAGTACAAGCACCTCGCGCCTGCCGATTACAACTCCGGTGGCGTCAGCGATCGAATGGTCAGCTTTGTTGACATGGGACCGACCGCGATCAGCCTGGCGGGCGCGGATCTTCCATCGACAATGCAGGGCGTACCTTTCGCCGGACAGCTCAACGGAAAATCGAAAGACTATTTGTTCGGGTACCGCGGACGCATGGACGAACGAGTCGACATGGTTCGAAGCTGCACGGACGGGCGTTACGTGTACATCCGCCACTTCCACCCCGAGCGAATGTATTTCGCCTACATCGATTACATGTTCCAAACTCCAACGACTCAGATTTGGAAAAAGATGTTCGATGCCGGCGAACTGAACGAGGTTCAATCCAAAGTTTGGCAAGTCAAACCACTCGAAGAGCTGTTCGATTTGCAAGCGGATCCGGATGAGGTCAACAACTTGGTTTCTGACCCAGCCCACGCCGACCAACTCAACTCGATGCGATCTGAACTGCGGAACTGGATGAAGTCGACGACCGATCTGGGTGTGGTTCCAGAAGCTGAAATGCATCGCCTTGCCGGCAAAACGCCGCCTCGCCAGTGGGCTCATTCCAGCGGTCTGGATTGGGAACACTTGGTCGACATGGCTTGGGACACCACCACCGCTTGGAACGGATTGGACGAATCAAAGTTGCAAGAGTTGCGAAAGCTTTGCAAAAGCGAATCCAGCATCGACCGCTATTGGGGCACGCGTGGGCTGACGCTCGCGATCTTGTCACCCGATCAAACGCTTGACGCGAAATCGCACGCCGCCGCGTTGGAATTGTTGGATCCGATCGCTGCCAAGGATGAATCACCGATCGTTCGCGCAGCCGCCTGCGAAGGATTGCTGGTCGCGGGCAACGACACTCAGCGTGAACAAGCGAAAGAGACGCTGTTGCACTTCGCCAACGTCAACAACGAGGGTCACTTCGTCGCGATGACAGCGTTGAACCTGATCGACAACCACCGGCGAGAACTCGACTGGGACGTGAAATCGGTTCTACGAAAAGTCCCGACAAAAGGTGACAATCCTCCAATCCGAGCCGATAAGTACGTCGCAAGTCTGCTCAAATATCTGTTAGCGAACTAG
- a CDS encoding efflux RND transporter permease subunit: MPPKSLGDQATTYRVRFCIGLLAVCILGPLAARDSARALSTMYNAPALWLPEDMPVRKQYDDFSKLFQGQDVLMIGWDDAKIGSEGVDQAAEALLPLTLATPERPAYLEGISSGQRVFDVLTSPPTSFSERATRARLKGSLIGEDGEQTIVLATFSEAGNLNRQEVLADARQLVSNKIGVPEDQIYTAGPPTDGALVDAEAQGSIDRFTLPSVIVGALICVFCLRSIVLTAIIIIVAVIGQGMSLAMVLYSGIEMNAILIVLPPLVFVLTASAGIHLCNYYRDAMCSDPDIDPTAATRQAMQAGILPCWLAATTTIIGLGSLGLVRLVPVSAFGFIAAGSVFGTLLLLLLLLPGAMQWHGKRHRIKHRAALAKSNEDDRDPLPVEKWRSNIGHAWEAFAAQFMKFPVIVVTLFTIVTAVAASGLPQLTTSVNIPRMFPENSRIRTDYAWFEEHIGPTINAEVVVQFAPGAMPDPIDRFRLVRDVDDHLRSSELVGGVFSARSFLPSPPSKKSRSIRSTVLEANIRKQLEDPESPLQDAGYIATDKKGNQLWRISFRFPFDEEIDYRTEFQRVQAEVIPILEEAGEGISPQFTGGVPMTTESQDVLLQDLFRSFLAAFGIVAIIMMLLLRSFTGGLVAMFPNLFPTITLFGTMGLLETPLDIGSVMTASVALGIAVDGTIHFLTKFQSQSRKGKARTEASLAALHKCGPAMWQTTAVCAISPLVYGLSDFQPTQRFAFMMFGLLLAALVGDVLLLPALLASPLGRLLTPKTSKQKLESGK; this comes from the coding sequence ATGCCTCCTAAATCTCTGGGTGACCAAGCGACAACCTATCGCGTGCGATTTTGCATCGGCCTGTTGGCGGTTTGCATTCTCGGACCGCTGGCGGCTCGCGATTCGGCGCGAGCGTTGTCGACGATGTACAACGCTCCGGCGTTGTGGTTGCCCGAGGACATGCCGGTCCGCAAGCAATACGACGACTTCTCGAAACTGTTTCAGGGCCAAGATGTCCTGATGATTGGCTGGGACGACGCGAAGATCGGATCCGAGGGAGTCGACCAGGCCGCGGAGGCGTTGTTACCACTGACTTTAGCCACCCCGGAACGACCGGCTTACTTGGAAGGCATCAGCTCCGGCCAGCGTGTCTTCGATGTGTTGACCAGCCCACCGACCAGCTTCTCCGAACGAGCGACTCGGGCTCGGTTGAAAGGATCGTTGATCGGCGAAGACGGCGAACAAACGATTGTATTGGCGACGTTCTCCGAAGCGGGAAACCTCAATCGCCAAGAGGTCTTGGCCGATGCTCGCCAATTGGTTTCGAACAAGATTGGGGTGCCGGAAGATCAGATCTACACCGCGGGTCCGCCCACCGACGGCGCGTTGGTGGATGCGGAAGCACAAGGTTCCATCGACCGGTTCACGCTGCCGTCCGTCATCGTCGGTGCACTGATCTGCGTGTTCTGCCTGCGTTCGATTGTCCTGACAGCGATCATCATCATCGTCGCGGTGATCGGCCAGGGCATGTCGCTGGCAATGGTGCTGTACTCCGGCATCGAGATGAACGCGATTCTGATCGTCTTGCCGCCATTGGTCTTCGTGCTGACGGCCAGCGCCGGGATTCACCTGTGCAACTACTACCGCGACGCGATGTGCAGCGATCCGGACATCGATCCGACCGCTGCGACTCGGCAAGCCATGCAGGCTGGAATTTTGCCGTGCTGGTTGGCCGCCACGACGACCATCATCGGCCTCGGATCGCTCGGTTTGGTTCGCCTGGTTCCCGTCAGTGCGTTCGGGTTCATCGCAGCGGGATCGGTTTTTGGAACGCTGTTGTTGCTGCTGTTGTTGCTACCCGGTGCGATGCAGTGGCATGGGAAACGACACCGCATCAAACATCGTGCGGCGCTAGCAAAGTCAAACGAGGATGACCGAGATCCGCTTCCGGTTGAAAAGTGGCGGTCCAACATCGGTCACGCCTGGGAAGCCTTCGCTGCTCAGTTCATGAAGTTCCCGGTCATTGTCGTCACGCTGTTCACGATCGTCACCGCCGTCGCCGCTTCGGGTTTGCCCCAGCTGACGACGTCCGTCAACATCCCGCGAATGTTCCCAGAGAACAGCCGCATCCGGACCGACTACGCTTGGTTTGAAGAACACATCGGCCCGACGATCAACGCCGAAGTCGTCGTGCAGTTCGCTCCCGGTGCCATGCCCGACCCGATCGATCGGTTTCGATTGGTTCGCGATGTTGACGACCATCTCCGGTCCTCTGAATTGGTTGGCGGTGTGTTCTCCGCACGCTCGTTTTTGCCGAGTCCGCCGTCGAAGAAAAGCCGATCGATTCGATCGACGGTTTTGGAAGCCAACATTCGCAAGCAGTTGGAGGATCCCGAGTCACCGCTGCAGGACGCCGGCTACATCGCGACCGACAAGAAGGGTAACCAGCTTTGGCGAATCAGTTTTCGTTTCCCATTCGATGAAGAGATTGACTACCGCACTGAGTTTCAACGCGTGCAGGCGGAAGTGATTCCAATCTTGGAGGAAGCCGGCGAAGGGATCTCACCACAGTTCACCGGTGGTGTCCCCATGACGACCGAATCTCAAGACGTTTTGCTACAGGATTTGTTTCGCAGTTTCCTAGCCGCCTTTGGCATCGTCGCCATCATCATGATGTTGTTGCTGAGAAGCTTCACCGGCGGGCTCGTTGCGATGTTCCCCAACCTGTTTCCGACGATCACTTTGTTTGGAACGATGGGTTTGCTGGAGACTCCTTTGGACATCGGATCGGTGATGACAGCTAGCGTCGCATTGGGCATCGCCGTTGACGGAACGATCCACTTTCTGACCAAGTTCCAAAGTCAGTCTCGCAAGGGGAAAGCACGCACTGAAGCGTCGCTCGCGGCACTTCACAAATGCGGCCCCGCGATGTGGCAAACGACGGCCGTCTGCGCGATTTCGCCACTGGTCTATGGGTTGTCCGATTTCCAACCCACCCAGCGATTCGCGTTCATGATGTTTGGATTGCTGTTGGCCGCTTTGGTGGGAGACGTCCTACTGCTTCCCGCTTTGTTGGCATCGCCGCTGGGACGACTCTTGACGCCCAAAACGTCCAAACAAAAACTGGAATCGGGCAAGTAG